In Cicer arietinum cultivar CDC Frontier isolate Library 1 chromosome 7, Cicar.CDCFrontier_v2.0, whole genome shotgun sequence, a single window of DNA contains:
- the LOC101507486 gene encoding anaphase-promoting complex subunit 6 isoform X2, with amino-acid sequence MREEEIEKLRGVVRDCVSKHLYSSAIFFADKVAAFTNDPADIYMQAQALFLGRHYRRAFHLLNASKIVLRDLRFRYLAAKCLEELKEWNQCLSMLGEAKVDDNGNVFDTKDSNVMYLDKDSEDREINISSAICFLRGKAYEALENRSQARLWYKAAIKADPLCYEALECLIENHMLTCEEEANLISSLQFGSEDGWLSSFYTCLIKKYDKENAIEAKFRDLENESCRSDQSNPSFFRTLKTNTDLLACKAEYYHQCGEYQKCFELTFVLLEKDPFHIKSTLVHLAAAMELGHSNELYLMACNLVKDYPQKALSWFAVGCYYYCIKKYDQSRRYFSKATSLDGTFPPAWIGHGNAFAAQEEGDQAMSAYRTAARLFPGCHLPALYIGMECMRTHSYKLAEQFFMQAKSICSSDPLVYNELGVVAYYMKEYKKAVWWFEKTLALIPTALSEMWEPTVVNIAHACRKLKMYREAISYYEKALALSTRSVSTYAGLAYTYHLQALWLKPDDQFCTEMLSWALIDESRSGVDRHLEFR; translated from the exons ATGAGGGAAGAAGAGATCGAGAAGCTTCGAGGAGTAGTGAGAGACTGCGTCAGCAAACACCTCTACTCCTCCGCGATTTTCTTCGCCGATAAAGTTGCCGCCTTCACCAATGACCCCGCCGACATTTACATGCAAGCACAGGCACTTTTCCTCGGCCGCCACTACCGCCGCGCTTTCCACCTCCTCAACGCCTCCAAAATCGTCCTCCGTGACCTCCGCTTCCGCTACCTCGCCGCCAAGTGCCTC gagGAATTGAAGGAGTGGAACCAATGTCTATCAATGCTGGGTGAGGCTAAAGTGGATGATAATGGAAATGTTTTTGATACCAAGGACTCTAATGTTATGTACTTGGATAAAGATAGTGAAGATCGTGAAATCAAT ATATCTTCCGCAATATGTTTCTTAAGAGGAAAAGCATATGAAGCTTTGGAAAATCGTTCACAGGCTCGATTGTG GTACAAAGCAGCTATAAAAGCAGATCCTTTATGCTATGAG GCTTTGGAATGCCTTATTGAAAATCACATGCTTACATGTGAGGAAG AAGCAAATTTAATCTCATCATTGCAATTTGGTAGTGAGGATGGATGGCTCTCATCATTTTATACTTGTTTGATTAAGAAG TATGACAAAGAAAATGCTATAGAAGCCAAGTTTAGAGATCTTGAGAACGAAAGCTGTAGAAGTGATCAGTCTAATCCTTCTTTCTTCCGCACACTGAAAACCAACACTGATCTATTGGCCTGCAAAGCTGAATACTACCATCAGTGTGGTGAATATCAGAAATGTTTTGAGTTAACATTTGT TTTGCTTGAGAAGGATCCTTTCCATATCAAGAGTACATTGGTACATCTGGCAGCTGCTATGGAGCTTGGGCATTCAAATGAACTCTATCTGATGGCATGCAATTTGGTGAAGGATTATCCTCAAAA GGCTTTATCATGGTTTGCTGTTGGTTGCTATTACTATTGTATCAAGAAATATGACCAATCCCGTCGTTATTTCAG CAAGGCTACTAGTCTAGATGGAACTTTTCCCCCTGCATGGATAGGTCATGGGAATGCCTTTGCAGCTCAGGAAGAAGGTGATCAGGCTATGTCAGCTTACCGCACCGCAGCTCGACTATTTCCTGG GTGTCATTTACCAGCTCTTTATATTGGAATGGAATGCATGCGGACCCACAGCTATAAGCTTGCTGAACAG TTTTTCATGCAGGCCAAGTCAATTTGCTCATCGGATCCACTGGTGTATAATGAACTTGGAGTAGTTGCGTATTATATGAAAGA GTATAAGAAAGCAGTGTGGTGGTTCGAGAAAACTTTAGCACTTATCCCAACCGCTTTAAGTGAAATGTGGGAGCCAACTGTAGTCAATATTGCTCATGCATGCAGAAAGTTGAA GATGTACCGAGAAGCAATTTCATATTATGAGAAAGCACTTGCATTATCAACAAGAAGTGTGAGCACTTATGCTGGTCTTGCATATACATACCACTTACAG GCCCTGTGGCTGAAGCCGGATGATCAGTTCTGCACTGAAATGTTAAGCTGGGCTTTAATAGATGAAAGCAGGAGCGGCGTTGATCGCCACCTTGAATTCCGATGA
- the LOC101507486 gene encoding anaphase-promoting complex subunit 6 isoform X1 codes for MREEEIEKLRGVVRDCVSKHLYSSAIFFADKVAAFTNDPADIYMQAQALFLGRHYRRAFHLLNASKIVLRDLRFRYLAAKCLEELKEWNQCLSMLGEAKVDDNGNVFDTKDSNVMYLDKDSEDREINISSAICFLRGKAYEALENRSQARLWYKAAIKADPLCYEALECLIENHMLTCEEEANLISSLQFGSEDGWLSSFYTCLIKKYDKENAIEAKFRDLENESCRSDQSNPSFFRTLKTNTDLLACKAEYYHQCGEYQKCFELTFVLLEKDPFHIKSTLVHLAAAMELGHSNELYLMACNLVKDYPQKALSWFAVGCYYYCIKKYDQSRRYFSKATSLDGTFPPAWIGHGNAFAAQEEGDQAMSAYRTAARLFPGCHLPALYIGMECMRTHSYKLAEQFFMQAKSICSSDPLVYNELGVVAYYMKEYKKAVWWFEKTLALIPTALSEMWEPTVVNIAHACRKLKMYREAISYYEKALALSTRSVSTYAGLAYTYHLQDEFGTAITYYHKALWLKPDDQFCTEMLSWALIDESRSGVDRHLEFR; via the exons ATGAGGGAAGAAGAGATCGAGAAGCTTCGAGGAGTAGTGAGAGACTGCGTCAGCAAACACCTCTACTCCTCCGCGATTTTCTTCGCCGATAAAGTTGCCGCCTTCACCAATGACCCCGCCGACATTTACATGCAAGCACAGGCACTTTTCCTCGGCCGCCACTACCGCCGCGCTTTCCACCTCCTCAACGCCTCCAAAATCGTCCTCCGTGACCTCCGCTTCCGCTACCTCGCCGCCAAGTGCCTC gagGAATTGAAGGAGTGGAACCAATGTCTATCAATGCTGGGTGAGGCTAAAGTGGATGATAATGGAAATGTTTTTGATACCAAGGACTCTAATGTTATGTACTTGGATAAAGATAGTGAAGATCGTGAAATCAAT ATATCTTCCGCAATATGTTTCTTAAGAGGAAAAGCATATGAAGCTTTGGAAAATCGTTCACAGGCTCGATTGTG GTACAAAGCAGCTATAAAAGCAGATCCTTTATGCTATGAG GCTTTGGAATGCCTTATTGAAAATCACATGCTTACATGTGAGGAAG AAGCAAATTTAATCTCATCATTGCAATTTGGTAGTGAGGATGGATGGCTCTCATCATTTTATACTTGTTTGATTAAGAAG TATGACAAAGAAAATGCTATAGAAGCCAAGTTTAGAGATCTTGAGAACGAAAGCTGTAGAAGTGATCAGTCTAATCCTTCTTTCTTCCGCACACTGAAAACCAACACTGATCTATTGGCCTGCAAAGCTGAATACTACCATCAGTGTGGTGAATATCAGAAATGTTTTGAGTTAACATTTGT TTTGCTTGAGAAGGATCCTTTCCATATCAAGAGTACATTGGTACATCTGGCAGCTGCTATGGAGCTTGGGCATTCAAATGAACTCTATCTGATGGCATGCAATTTGGTGAAGGATTATCCTCAAAA GGCTTTATCATGGTTTGCTGTTGGTTGCTATTACTATTGTATCAAGAAATATGACCAATCCCGTCGTTATTTCAG CAAGGCTACTAGTCTAGATGGAACTTTTCCCCCTGCATGGATAGGTCATGGGAATGCCTTTGCAGCTCAGGAAGAAGGTGATCAGGCTATGTCAGCTTACCGCACCGCAGCTCGACTATTTCCTGG GTGTCATTTACCAGCTCTTTATATTGGAATGGAATGCATGCGGACCCACAGCTATAAGCTTGCTGAACAG TTTTTCATGCAGGCCAAGTCAATTTGCTCATCGGATCCACTGGTGTATAATGAACTTGGAGTAGTTGCGTATTATATGAAAGA GTATAAGAAAGCAGTGTGGTGGTTCGAGAAAACTTTAGCACTTATCCCAACCGCTTTAAGTGAAATGTGGGAGCCAACTGTAGTCAATATTGCTCATGCATGCAGAAAGTTGAA GATGTACCGAGAAGCAATTTCATATTATGAGAAAGCACTTGCATTATCAACAAGAAGTGTGAGCACTTATGCTGGTCTTGCATATACATACCACTTACAG GATGAATTCGGTACAGCAATTACATATTATCACAAA GCCCTGTGGCTGAAGCCGGATGATCAGTTCTGCACTGAAATGTTAAGCTGGGCTTTAATAGATGAAAGCAGGAGCGGCGTTGATCGCCACCTTGAATTCCGATGA